One stretch of Gambusia affinis linkage group LG05, SWU_Gaff_1.0, whole genome shotgun sequence DNA includes these proteins:
- the zhx2a gene encoding zinc fingers and homeoboxes protein 2a has protein sequence MSSRRKASTPCMIRPEQTQLEVDDEEEESHNMEVTENHVQEEVPLNTDHPVQAEPPADSDGTGKASDAPTGPDKPQKEPPDPAKPQRRQQGGYECKYCTFSTQNLNTFKEHVDSNHPNVILNPLYLCAVCNFNTKKFDTLTEHNERCHPGESNFKFKRIKMNNQTILEQTIEGCSNSAVIYNTLGSLPGKGDRPVSASLSKTNTVKTAKPKTLSTDTKRTELQMGKLTPDLAKKPITALNVNGTVIIPESTLLKADSLSHIMPSLQQPINYTQVPKIAVPLNTTKYNPSLDDNLTLISSFNKFPYPTQAELSWLTAASKHPEEQIKVWFTTQRLKQGISWSPEEVEEARKKMFNGTISSVPQTLTVVASQLGSGSSTNSTASKPLPSAASVLQSLPCQILGQNSLVLTPVANGSSVTCTPLALTVASQVAQSLKRTLATPAIATESKRPCIIQTIHASTATSKLASPKMLTFTADPNKTAEQLSVLRSSYSQCPFPEEDEIYRLIETTGLSRGEIKKWFSEQRLLNLKSVASPPVLVKAEAAPAVLDGPIKKAVPSQFPLLERVKGKSSEQLKALEENFQRSSSPTEKELDQLAQETRLSKTEVDCWFSERRALRDNMEKVLLTMACRNTEDRLERAGGALLNGASHREQDGKALRSSSSSSSSSSSSTSPPVLAASSPQAPTHSSSRSPPILNSSSPHPPLLPVSSSPTPISGRTLALLREMFCRTQWPSPEEYSQLELQTKLGRTDIVRWFKDHRSALKNGETLDWMDAVQKQSLAEEQNAGQHQNGQISNENQAVSLEVKALNVEESGGNVAAGEDSKLSAQDKGRRLAERLAQDVSNLSRTGQDQNSCGASDKGRWVKVTVAAGDETEGEERQRLATDTGVMTMEQPGRVTG, from the exons ATGTCAAGTCGACGCAAAGCTTCCACTCCCTGCATGATCCGACCAGAGCAGACGCAGTTGGAGGtggatgatgaggaggaggaatcGCACAATATGGAG GTAACAGAAAACCATGTTCAAGAGGAGGTGCCTTTGAATACAGACCATCCGGTGCAAGCAGAGCCACCGGCAGACTCCGATGGGACAGGCAAAGCCTCAGACGCTCCCACGGGTCCTGACAAACCACAGAAGGAGCCGCCAGACCCCGCCAAACCTCAGCGCAGACAGCAGGGGGGCTACGAGTGCAAATACTGCACCTTTTCCACACAGAATCTTAACACTTTCAAGGAACATGTGGACTCCAACCATCCGAATGTCATCCTCAACCCACTGTACCTGTGCGCTGTCTGCAACTTCAACACTAAGAAGTTCGATACCCTAACGGAGCACAACGAGAGATGTCACCCCGGGGAGAGCAACTTCAAATTCAAACGCATCAAAATGAACAACCAGACAATCCTGGAACAGACAATAGAGGGCTGCAGCAACAGTGCAGTCATTTACAACACGTTGGGTTCGCTTCCTGGCAAAGGGGACAGACCGGTTAGCGCCTCGCTTAGCAAAACCAACACGGTAAAAACTGCTAAACCAAAAACTTTGTCTACAGACACCAAACGGACAGAATTGCAGATGGGTAAACTGACCCCAGACCTCGCCAAGAAACCAATAACAGCGCTCAATGTGAATGGGACCGTTATCATCCCAGAGTCAACTCTGCTCAAAGCAGACAGCCTTTCTCACATCATGCCTTCTTTACAGCAGCCTATAAATTATACCCAG GTGCCGAAGATCGCAGTGCCCCTGAACACAACCAAATACAACCCGTCCCTGGACGACAACCTGACGCTCATCTCCTCCTTCAACAAGTTCCCCTACCCGACGCAGGCCGAGCTCTCCTGGCTTACCGCAGCCTCCAAACACCCGGAGGAGCAAATCAAAGTCTGGTTCACCACTCAGCGGCTCAAGCAGGGCATCAGCTGGTCGCCTGAAGAG GTAGAAGAAGCGAGGAAGAAAATGTTCAACGGCACCATCTCATCAGTGCCTCAGACTCTGACTGTGGTGGCTTCACAGCTGGGCTCCGGCTCATCCACCAACAGCACCGCCTCCAAACCTCTGCCGTCAGCTGCCTCAGTCCTGCAGTCCCTCCCCTGTCAGATCCTGGGCCAGAACAGCCTGGTGCTGACTCCTGTAGCCAACGGCTCCAGTGTCACATGCACACCACTGGCGCTCACAGTGGCGAGCCAG GTGGCACAGTCGCTCAAGCGAACACTGGCCACTCCGGCGATCGCAACTGAGAGTAAGCGGCCGTGCATCATTCAGACCATCCACGCGTCAACGGCCACGTCGAAGCTAGCGTCGCCCAAAATGTTGACCTTCACAGCAGACCCGAACAAAACGGCCGAGCAGCTGTCAGTGCTGCGCTCCAGCTACTCACAGTGTCCTTTCCCCGAGGAAGATGAG ATCTACAGGCTGATAGAGACCACGGGACTGTCCAGGGGAGAGATAAAGAAGTGGTTCAGTGAACAGAGGCTGCTCAATCTTAAAA GCGTGGCTTCTCCACCTGTGCTGGTGAAAGCAGAGGCGGCCCCAGCCGTTCTGGACGGCCCCATTAAGAAAGCCGTCCCGAGTCAGTTTCCCCTGCTGGAGAGAGTGAAGGGGAAGTCATCGGAGCAGCTCAAGGCGCTGGAGGAGAATTTCCAGAGAAGCAGCTCTCCGACGGAAAAGGAGCTCG ACCAGCTGGCTCAGGAGACGAGGCTGTCCAAGACGGAGGTGGACTGCTGGTTTTCGGAGCGCCGCGCCCTGAGAGACAACATGGAGAAGGTTCTGCTCACCATGGCCTGCAGGAACACGGAGGACAGGCTGGAGCGAGCGGGAGGGGCGCTGCTGAATGGGGCTTCTCACCGAGAGCAGGACGGGAAGGCTCTtcgttcctcctcctcctcctcctcctcttcttcgtcTTCTACCTCCCCCCCTGTGCTCGCAGCGTCTTCCCCTCAAGCTCCCACCCATTCCTCTTCAAGATCTCCTCCCATACTCAACTCGtcctctcctcatcctcccCTCCTGCCAGTCTCCTCAAGCCCAACGCCCATCTCCGGTCGCACGCTAGCCCTTCTCAGGGAG ATGTTCTGTCGGACCCAGTGGCCCTCCCCCGAGGAGTACAGCCAGCTGGAGCTCCAGACGAAACTGGGCCGCACCGACATCGTCCGCTGGTTCAAGGACCACCGCTCGGCCCTGAAGAACGGCGAGACCCTGGACTGGATGGACGCTGTCCAGAAGCAAAGCCTCGCCGAGGAACAGAACGCGGGCCAGCACCAGAACGGCCAGATCTCCAACGAGAACCAGGCCGTTTCCTTGGAAGTCAAGGCTCTGAATG TGGAGGAGTCTGGTGGGAACGTAGCAGCTGGGGAGGACTCCAAACTGTCCGCCCAAGACAAAGGGCGCCGGCTGGCCGAGCGACTAGCGCAGGATGTGAGCAATCTGAGCCGAACCGGGCAGGACCAGAACAGCTGCGGCGCATCCGACAAAGGAag GTGGGTCAAGGTAACTGTTGCTGCTGGAGACGAGACAGAAGGAGAGGAGAGACAGAGACTGGCCACCGACACTGGTGTTATGACTATGGAGCAACCAGGAAGAGTGACTGGGTGA